In Streptomyces sp. NBC_00344, the genomic window GTTGACCAGCCCGACCCCGGGCTGGACCGCGAACCAGCGCCGGGCCAGTTCGGTGCTCAGTGCCTCGCCGGTTACCGACACGCGCCGCAGGTCCGGCAGTTCGCGGGGGGATTGCTCCAGGCAGGACACGAAAACTTCGAGGTAGGACGGGACCAGCTGGAGCACGGCGGCCCGGCCATCGGTGATGGTGTCGAGGAAGCGCCGCACGTCCAGCACCGCAGCCTGTTCGACCAGCAGGGTCCGGCCGCCGGTAAGCAGTGCGGACAGCAGCTGCCACAGCGAGATGTCGAAGCATTGGGGAGCGGTCTGGGCGACCACCTGCCCCTCCTGGATCCCGAGGTCGTCGATCTTGGCGTAGAGGTGGTTGAGCATGCCCGCGTGCTCGCACATCGCGCCCTTGGGCTCACCCGTGGAACCGGAGGTGAAATAGATGTAGGCGATCTGGTCGGGTGCGACGCCGAGACCGGGGTCGCCGTCATGGTGGTCCTCCCGGCAGAGGGCGTCGATGAAGAGCGTCCGGGCTCCCGGTACCGAGTCGAGGGCCCGGTCGAGGCAGGCGGTGCTGCCGGGTTCGGTCAGCACAGTGCGGCACGCAGCACGCGCCAGCATGGTGGCGATGCGGTCGGCGGGGAAATGCGGCTCGACGGGCAGGTACACGCCACCGGCCTTGAGGACGGCGATGACCGCGGCCATCCACTCCAGGTTGCGCTCGGTGACGACCGCGACGACGTCCTGGCGGCGCAGCCCTCGTGCGAGCAGGGCGTGTGCCAGCCGGTTGGCGCGCATATTGAGTTCCCGGTACGTCCACTGCCGGTCCCCGTGGACGGCCGCGACGGCGTCCGGGTGAGCCCGCACTCGCTGTTCGAACAGCTCGTGGAACCGGCGGTCGGGCAGTTCCCGGTGCGGTCCGGCCATTCCTTCGAGCTGGTACCGGAGCTCCTCGGCGGAGAGCAGGGTCTGCTGCCCGTGCATGGCATCCGGATCGGCGGCGATGAGTGTCAGCGCTGTGACGTAGTAGCCACCGATTCTCGCGGCGCATTCCGCGTCGAGCGCATCCGCCCGGTACCGCAGTCGCAGTACACCGCGGGGGGAAAGTGCCACCCGCAGTACCGGGTTCCCCGGGCGATGGTCGTCATCGGCCATATCGCACACGGTCTCGGGGGACTCGTCCGCCGGCTCCTGCCCGGGGGCGCCGGTGGGCAGATCCTGGCGCGCCAGAACTTCTGCCTCGGCACGGTGCACGTCCAGCAGCAGGGCCCGCCATGAGCCGGACGCGGTCGCCAGCCGGCAACGCAACGGCGCGCCGCCTCGCGCAGGGACGTAGCCGGTGGTGACCTCGCTCTCCCCGGACAGCGCGGCAAGCACCTTGGCGTGAGCAGTCAGCAGCATCGAACTCAGGGGAACCTGAAGCCAGTCCGCCAGCCGGCGAAGGGTGACCAGCACGCGGTCGGGCAGAGCCGTCTCGTGCTCTGCGGTACCGGGCGCCGGGGCACGGGTCCAGCGCGGGATCCTGGTGAAGGCGCTCTCGACGAGTACGCCGTGCCGGTTGTCGCCATTGGCCTTCAGGGACGTGTTCATGGCTGCCTCCTTTCCTCACGGGCATCTCCGCGCATCGTCTGCCGGGCCGGGTTCCCACCCCACTCCACGTGCGGCGGAACGACCTCGCCCTTCATCAGGAAGGAATCCGGTGCGAGGACGGCACCGTCACCCATGGCGACGCCGTAATGCACGAAGGCCCCGACCCCGAGCGTGCATCCGTCGGCGATCGTGGTGCGGTCGGACTTGAAGGTGCCGTCTTCCTGGGAATGGGTCTGCACTACGCTTCCCGCGTTGAGAGTGCAGCCGTCGCCAATGGCTACCAGCGTCCGCTCGGTCAGGTAGCAGCCGTCGTCGAAGACCCTGCTGCCGATCCGGACGCCCAGCAGCCGCCAGATGATGCTCTTGAACGGGGTGCCGTTGAAGATTCGCAGGTATGCCTCCGAAGGCACCTTCCAGAAGCGTTCCCGCCTCCAGAAGCGCGGATCGTAGATCGAGCAGAACAGCGGAGTCAGGGGATGGAACACGGTCACACCGCGTTCGACCAGTACGAAGAACACGGTTCCGGTCGCAACGACCAGGACATTGCCCAGCGCGATCGCCCCTGCCCCGAGCGTTTCGTAGAGGTCAGCGGCGACGGCGATGAGCAGCGTGACCCAGAAGAAGTAGAACCAGCGCACCAGCAGGTAGAGCCCCGCGGTTGCCGCGTTGTGCCTGTTCTTGGCTGCGAGGTGGCCGCTCAACTGATCGCCGCTCTTCAGCGGGTCGAAGGCGCCGTCCCGCAGGACCGAGCGCGGGATTTCGAAGCTGGGTGAGCCCAGGAGCCCGACGTTTTCACGGACTGCCCCGTCGACGGGGACCATGACCTTCGTCGCGAGGAGACAGTTGTCACCCGTTCTGCCCCGTGAGGGATAGGCGATCCTGTTCCCGAGGAAGTTGCGGGGTCCGATCGACGTCCGGGACACGCGAAACGACGTGTTCGAAAAGTCGGCGTTCATGACCGACAGCCCGTCGGCGACCATCGTGCCGCTCCCGACGGAACTCAGGTACGGGGTCTCGTGTTTCACCTCGGTGCCGAAGTTCGATCCGGTCTGCTCGATCCGGGACAGGTCGTACCCGAGGCAGCGGAGGTAGTGGACGATGCCGGAACTGTCACCGAAAAGGCGCGTCAGGAAACGGCGGTTGGTCACGAGCGCGATCACCCGGTGCACCCCGTGGTGGAAGCCGTACAGCGGGTACACCTTGCC contains:
- a CDS encoding non-ribosomal peptide synthetase; this encodes MNTSLKANGDNRHGVLVESAFTRIPRWTRAPAPGTAEHETALPDRVLVTLRRLADWLQVPLSSMLLTAHAKVLAALSGESEVTTGYVPARGGAPLRCRLATASGSWRALLLDVHRAEAEVLARQDLPTGAPGQEPADESPETVCDMADDDHRPGNPVLRVALSPRGVLRLRYRADALDAECAARIGGYYVTALTLIAADPDAMHGQQTLLSAEELRYQLEGMAGPHRELPDRRFHELFEQRVRAHPDAVAAVHGDRQWTYRELNMRANRLAHALLARGLRRQDVVAVVTERNLEWMAAVIAVLKAGGVYLPVEPHFPADRIATMLARAACRTVLTEPGSTACLDRALDSVPGARTLFIDALCREDHHDGDPGLGVAPDQIAYIYFTSGSTGEPKGAMCEHAGMLNHLYAKIDDLGIQEGQVVAQTAPQCFDISLWQLLSALLTGGRTLLVEQAAVLDVRRFLDTITDGRAAVLQLVPSYLEVFVSCLEQSPRELPDLRRVSVTGEALSTELARRWFAVQPGVGLVNAYGLTETSDDTNHEVMDRAPDAGRVPLGRPVNNVHVYVVDEHLTPVPLGAPGTIVFSGVCVGRGYINDPERTRQSFLPDPHHPGQRLFRGGDYGRWRPEGKLEYLGRRDGQVKIRGFRIETGEIESALARLPGVHDGAVVVDQRAGHSTRLVAFCCGPDLLDGDELRSQLGESLPEYMVPSVVVRREALPLTANGKTDRKALGALAARLEATEERYRAPRTPTERRLAAAWSGVLGVPQDRIGRQDDFFGLGGTSLSAVKLAIDLGRLVSVTDVARHPILSDLAGLIDGGSEHRSGLLRPLSEPGGAQAGSLVCFPSGEGNTDDFETLARALHGSGPALYAVVLPGPGTAGADETPALVAEQIAEEIIGLGLTGLRLWGQSAGMPFAVATARRLEERGVDVRRVFLGAQLLDDALDTPLAVQLSAPLTVVVSAGAPHTADFPRHHHERQVAANSVDLHELAGGGRSFLRNCTQDVAQIVLSGSPSGSCHSHHH